The following coding sequences lie in one Arachis hypogaea cultivar Tifrunner chromosome 9, arahy.Tifrunner.gnm2.J5K5, whole genome shotgun sequence genomic window:
- the LOC112712043 gene encoding auxin-responsive protein IAA32-like → MEKLSLSSMCSWTCHLDSYLVSSLRYFTINRLSSTLVSNTYIYCLAILSEADIITMDSNTSSFLLNSSTFHSVFYQDKQSDDIIDLGLSLKTVQHEASHSSANLYDDDIMDWPHSNLNLKNSSKNFDEEIEGVQSNERWAYVKVNMDRVTIGRKICILDHGGYSSLAIQLEDMFGSQSLSGLRLFQPDSEYSLFYKDREDNWRSVGDVPWKEFVECVKRLRIAKRNAGLASCSSGYI, encoded by the exons ATGGAGAAACTTTCCTTGTCTTCCATGTGCTCTTGGACATGTCATTTAGATAGTTACTTAGTTTCATCACTCAGATATTTTACTATAAATAGGTTAAGTTCTACCTTGGTCAGCAACACCTACATTTActgtttagctattttaagtGAAGCAGATATCATCACTATGGATTCAAACACATCAAGCTTTCTTTTGAACTCCTCAACTTTTCACTCAGTTTTCTACCAAGACAAACAGAGTGATGACATCATTGATCTTGGTCTTAGCCTCAAAACTGTTCAACATGAGGCTTCTCATTCTTCTGCCAACT TGTATGATGATGATATTATGGATTGGCCTCACTCTAATCTCAACCTGAAGAACTCAAGCAAGAACTTTGATGAAGAGATAGAGGGAGTCCAGAGCAATGAGAGATGGGCATATGTGAAGGTGAATATGGACAGGGTTACAATTGGTAGGAAAATTTGCATACTTGATCATGGAGGATACTCAAGTCTAGCTATCCAATTAGAAGACATGTTTG GAAGCCAAAGCCTCTCAGGTCTAAGATTGTTCCAACCTGATTCAGAGTACTCATTATTCTACAAAGACAGAGAAGATAATTGGAGGAGTGTAGGTGATGTGCCATGGAA AGAGTTTGTAGAATGTGTGAAGAGATTAAGGATTGCAAAAAGGAATGCAGGCCTTGCTTCCTGTTCATCCGGATACATCTAA